The genomic stretch TTTATAGAAACTACCCGTGTATGCTACCAACCTGCTGGGCTGTTCATCATTCCATTTTCGCTGCAGTTTGTGGGAGTTATAAGCCGAGGCACAAGAGGTCTACGCCTCATTTCCTTTGCAGTTCACCGCGAAAATTCCGTGTGCAAAAAATGATCTGAGTGGGAGTATTTTAATATAAACTGCTTTATTAAAATATGGCTCCTAGCTAGTTACATGTGATCCTTCTTTCCTTCGCGTGTTTTGAACTACGCGTCCCAGACGCCCGTGCGAGTAGGATGGTTGTAAACGTAACAAAGGATATGAAGTTTGTGAACTGCCCGTTTCATTATCTAAGTAAGGATCAGATTAATGGGAAATCTCTGGGTGGGTTGGCTAGTTGTTCATTGGCACGATTGAGTAAAAGTATGAGAATAAGTCATAGGTTGGAAAGTTATTAAAGTGGGGTGTAGGGGCGGGAGTCTCTCAAAGTTGGAGTCAATTGAAAGCATTTAAGGAATATTTTCAGCTGCCACCCAGGCATGTTTTTGTTACTAGGCAATATGCAGCCAGACATTCCTATAGTATTAGTAAATAAGGGACTCTTGCTTTAAATGTTAAGACAAAGACACTTTCAACACATTGATTCTAAGTACTACTCAATTTGTACATAGTCGTATGTCATTGAGAGGCTGCTGGTTGGCTCATTGTGTGAATGCACTGATCTGGTGCATGGATAGGTGCCACGGTTGGGTAACAAATCTGGACTATGCTAGTGCTGACAGCACAGTCTAGTGTCAACAAGGGAGGATTTCAGTTGCTCGGGATGACCATTCATACTGACCTGACTGGCATCCTTGCACTCATCTGCACCTTCCCCAAATCAAAGGCTGAGTGTTGATCATCTCAAGACTGGTCATTTCTAATTGAGGAAAGAACCAATAAGAAAGCAGAGGAACAATCATACAAATGAGCATATCTATATTATTaatgctgctttttttttttactaattgttaaaagtgaaaaatgatTTAAGGCAATCTTACAATGGTAGGGGCATTGAAGAATCTCCTCCATGGTCACCTGCCTTCTGTGCTGCTATGTGAAGGCACCATCATTGCAGGTCTTCGCACTGTGAGGGgttgggggtagggggtaggggtagAGGTAGGGGTGTGGGTGTtctggttgggggggggggggggggtgagggaggggcacAAAATCTGTGCCCCTCAATGCAGCCAGGGGTGTTGCCCAATCTCCTCCACGGTAGGTCTGCCCTGAGGTCGTTTTTCAAGGCACCACCGTAGAAGGTCCTGGCACTCTGAAAGGTCAACAGAAACACATAGGAGGTGGTTGAGGGGCAACACTCAAATCCAGTTAACAGATAACAGTATCATGTGctggaaaataaaacacagggaAAGTGACTTGACAGTCAGACGCCAGCCAGGTAAGGCACGCTGGTGATCATTTGGAACACCCGACTGCTTTCACCCAAAGTTCCTGTGGGATTTTCTGTCAGAAGGGTACCCTGTTCTGCCTCATCGCTGTTTACCTGCAGAGAGACCGTGCCGCAGCATCAGCGGGTTCTCAATAATCTGCTTTATGTTGCTGAAAGGCCTTTCCAGATGCAGCATTTCGTACAGAATCATTCCCAGCTGCCACACCGTGGAGGAGACTCCATCCAGCTTGTTCTCAGTGAACCACTCTGGAGCTGTGTAGAGCGCGGTACCTTTGGCAAAGACACAACTAATTAATCTTCAATTCACCATTTCTGCGcgtacatcaaaatccacacagaaatggttaaataaaaacaacaaccatgaaTTCGGCTAATTACTTAAAAGGcaattcaatgtattcaaacagaTGTATTCAATTTAGgtatcatttaaattaaatctgaTGGCACAAATCTTCATGAAAAATTTCAAAGTGGTGACATCAGGTTGGTGTGGCCATAATTCTCTCACCACGGAAGTGTGTGAAGGGGCTCTGTTCCATAAGGTTGGCACAGCCAAAATCTATCAGATGTGCATGCAGATAGCCGGAGCCTGACTCTATCAGCACATTCTCTGGCTTCAGGTCTCTGTGCACCACACCCCTATTGTGGATCAACTGCACAGCCTCCAAAAGCTGCCTCATGATCACCTGCAAAGGACATCAGTGAGAAACATGATCAGGGGAGTGGTTGGGGATGTGGGCACATGCTGTAAATATATTCAGCTCCAAGCATTTGGTGTAAAAATTTGATCTTGATGCAGGATGTTTCTTTAGACAAAAAACAACTACTGGACACATGGTGTCCTGCTATGTGAGCTGTGGCTCTTTAAACATACAGCAGACTGTCAGTCTGCTCCTCTGCCCTCTTctagatatacagtaaatattccaGAGGATATGCCTACAAGGGCTCCAGCACCTGGTTCATCTGATCTATAATGGGCTATCCCTGATCTATAATGTGTAGCAGTTGActgtttttgttatttgcacTGCTGCAATGAAGAGGTGAACCTTTTGTGCAGTCAGTTACCTTTGCTTCTTCCTCTTCCAGGTGAACccttccttttgaaatgtaatcaAATAGGTCCTCACAGGGCTGAGGCCGCTCTAGAACCAACAGCACCTCCGTTGGCAGATTACACCAGTCAAGGAGGCACACGATACCCTTGGGTGCTGGGTTTCCACTCCCCACTATATTCAGGATGGCCACCTCCAGAGGGACCTCCTGCTGCCTCCCTCCCAGAGTCTATGATGGGAATCAAACACAGCTACTGTCGGGAGGATCAGAGCGGTGCAGTCAGGGAGTCAAACACAGGCACTGCCAAAGGCAGTCTTAATATACCCTGGGGAATAAAACAGCTCCTGTGTTACATTCTGGAATATCTCAATTCTAAATTCACCAAACCTGCGATATATAACTGCATCTTCGGAAACCTACCATAGTAATCCAGGTCACATTGTGTCGGGGGATGTGTTTTACTGCAacctaaaacaaaaataaaaccagttaACAACATTTTTTATCCACTTTCTTCAAGACAGATCAAGGATATCGACAGCtgttaatattatattaatattatatattcataGAGATTAAGAAAAGGAAGTAGTCTGTACCGGCAGTAAGTCCCCCTTTCTGTAGCCAGCCCACACGCTGCCAAAGCCACCATATCCTAGTAAGTGCTCTTCACGGTATTTCGCCTCAAACACTGTTGAGAATGATAGGAAAGAAATACATACAAGTGGTGTTCTCACTTAACGAAtctaatttaaataatatacatttttcaggaaACTTGTGAGACCAGCAGCATGGTGCTGGAGAAAGAATGTAACCAGAACATTCCTGATGAAAGAATATATGGAACCTTTATGTGCACTGTCTAATACAGGATATTTTTGTCTATTCTAACCTTTGTAATCAATTCCACTTGATGCCCCAGAGGGACAGTCTGACAGCAAGTCCTGGAGCAGGGACG from Conger conger chromosome 2, fConCon1.1, whole genome shotgun sequence encodes the following:
- the LOC133121224 gene encoding serine/threonine-protein kinase pim-1-like; this encodes MRTRFIDLTNVSSSSSEKKRKCLKNPSIVDLTGLSSCGSEWKKSQYLSFGKISVSPSSSGQSSTSSLLQDLLSDCPSGASSGIDYKVFEAKYREEHLLGYGGFGSVWAGYRKGDLLPTLGGRQQEVPLEVAILNIVGSGNPAPKGIVCLLDWCNLPTEVLLVLERPQPCEDLFDYISKGRVHLEEEEAKVIMRQLLEAVQLIHNRGVVHRDLKPENVLIESGSGYLHAHLIDFGCANLMEQSPFTHFRGTALYTAPEWFTENKLDGVSSTVWQLGMILYEMLHLERPFSNIKQIIENPLMLRHGLSAECQDLLRWCLEKRPQGRPTVEEIGQHPWLH